A section of the Amblyomma americanum isolate KBUSLIRL-KWMA chromosome 2, ASM5285725v1, whole genome shotgun sequence genome encodes:
- the LOC144119295 gene encoding uncharacterized protein LOC144119295, with amino-acid sequence MNALNTAVFLCAALATAMAGGLGYGGYGLGYGGGLGYGAGLGGGGLGVGGLGVGGVGVGSSVALLSGGPPFAKAVAGPAFLVRSVHHVNKVSSGGALLAHSGLGGGYGLGYGGLGYGGLGYGGLGYGGGYGYGGYGYKG; translated from the exons ATGAACGCCTTG AACACCGCCGTCTTTCTCTGCGCCGCTCTGGCAACTGCAATGGCTGGCGGCCTCGGATACGGTGGATATGGTCTTGGCTACGGCGGAGGGCTTGGTTACGGCGCTGGCCTGGGCGGTGGCGGCCTGGGCGTTGGCGGCTTGGGTGTAGGCGGCGTCGGCGTCGGTAGCAGCGTGGCCCTTTTGAGTGGAGGCCCCCCATTCGCTAAGGCTGTGGCTGGGCCTGCCTTTTTGGTGAGGTCGGTGCACCATGTCAACAAGGTCAGCAGTGGAGGAGCCCTCCTCGCTCATTCTGGCCTCGGTGGAGGATACGGCCTCGGATATGGTGGTCTTGGCTACGGCGGACTTGGCTACGGCGGACTTGGATATGGTGGTGGCTACGGCTATGGCGGCTACGGCTACAAGGGGTGA